TTGCTGATAAGGCTGGCCGGACTCTGTTGGGACACGTACAGCACCCACACCACAAAGGCCACCATCCACACCGAAAAATACATGTTGAAGTGTCTGTAAAAATGGTCCCGTATCTGCTCACGCACACTAACATCCGTGACTTGGTACTGCATACCAAGCACGTAGTTGAAGTATCCAAGCCCGTACTCCTTGATAGATTTGTAACCTCCCTTAGGCACCCGCACTTCCGGGTTTAAGACTAGCTTGAGCAACTTGCTATTTTCGTATGCATGCTCGCGCACAAGCGCCGCATCAATCGTCACGGGGATTGTCATCAGCTCCTAGTAAGTATCTTCAGTCGAGTCGTAATGCGATGCGCGGAATTGTGGAGGGCAAGACCACCACTAGCTCACTTGGTCGGTGTGTAGTTGAGAGCGTAATGCGCTGCtcaaaaaaaaaaagaaGTTTCAAAGCTAGCACATCACTGATAGCGCCGTGCGGGCAGCTCCGGTAAAACCCAACGTCATCGTGTTTCAGATGCGGAACATTTTGACACAAGTAGCTTGGTCAGCAAGTTGGGTGTCCCCTATGTAAGGTTCTCTAGCAACAGATTCTTCATCGTAAACTCCTCTGCCACTGGCGGGTCCAGGATCCGCAGATGCTCGCGCTGGAAGAAGCGTGGGAACAAGAGGCTCAGGAGCACTGTGGCCAGGAGAGCCACAGGGAAAGCGATAGCGGCCTTGGAGAGCGTGAGAACGAACTCGACGAGCGCGCAGAATGTTGCGAGGGCGGTGAAGATGGCCAGAGGGCGCAGCGGGACGGCGTTGAGCGGGTTCTCCGGATCTCTGCGGCGGGGGTCGGTCAACAGCCAGAGGATTTTGCGCAGGATAGCATTGTTGTAGAGCCCATTGAAGGCCATGATGAAGAACAGCGCGCTCAGGACGGCCTGCGGGATCAGGCCCAGGCagtgcagcagcgggcgTGTCATGGTGCCGAGGAACAGTAATCCCTGGAGAGAATTGGTCACGCGCTGTTCCACGCAGCGGATCACTGTGCCATGACGATCGCGCACCAGCAGTGACTCCGTGTGCATAGGTGCCTGTGGGATGAGGCCGTTTGGTGCAGGGATGCCGAGCACGCCTGCAACGGCAGTTGTGACGCTGAGAAGCGCGAAATCGTAGTGGAAGGTGGATGCCTTGCGCAGGCGGTAGTGGGTCCGTTGGGCCATCAGAGAGGACACGCTGTGATCGAAGTAGAACAGAATGGTCAGGATGATGCCGAAAGGCAGCGCCAGGAACGCGTAGCGCGGCGCGATGGGCACGTACGCGAGCCAGGTGGACTGGTCTCTCGTCTCGGACGTGGGCTGGAACGGGGTCGAGACGGGGAGGTGGAGCAGGTCCACTGCGCCAAGAGCGCCGCCAAAGTGGGTGAACCCCGTCCAGAAGACGACCGAGAGCACCGTGCTGTAGTCTGAGACGAAGGTGCGCATCGCGTGCGTCAGCAGCGGTGTCTCCGTAAAGAGCTTTCCTGCGGTCCCGAAAATCGCCATGCACAGCGCGATGGTGACGCTGGCGAAGCCTGCCGCTGCGTCAAAGCCCTCTTTCGTCTGGAACTGCTTCACCAGGATGTCGACGCCCTTCTGGAGGTACACGATGTTGATGAACAGTCCGAAAATATCGCATGGAAACGCAGACACGTATTGCAGCAGACACACCATGTTGGTCACTGCAAGCGCTAGGTGGCACACGGTCGCCCATATGCATACCCAGAACATGAAGCCGAAGTAGTCCACTCCCAGCGGCTTCACAATGTCGTACAGTGTGTAGTTGAAGACACTAATCGGCCCAGTCACGCCTACAATGCACAGCGGCTGCCCGCCCAGCACCCCAAATACGAGCGCAGCCAGGGCGCTCGACAGCAACACCTCATTGACCCCAAATGCGTTGTTCGTGTGGTCGAACATGTCCTGCGCGAACGCGAGCGCTGGCAGCAGATTGCTGAAGTATGTTTCCAGAGCTGCCGGGATCACTCTGTAGTCCCAGGCGTCGGTCCAGTCCGACCAGTATTGCGGTAATCTGTCACGCACATCACAGGCGATGCCTGCGCCCAACGGCGGGAACCGCCGTCGTTTCTCACACATGCTGTCGGCCCGCT
This is a stretch of genomic DNA from Eremothecium gossypii ATCC 10895 chromosome VI, complete sequence. It encodes these proteins:
- the BOR1 gene encoding Bor1p (Syntenic homolog of Saccharomyces cerevisiae YNL275W (BOR1)); translation: MLGSGEEHNASKHEGSSDSQPFDEERADSMCEKRRRFPPLGAGIACDVRDRLPQYWSDWTDAWDYRVIPAALETYFSNLLPALAFAQDMFDHTNNAFGVNEVLLSSALAALVFGVLGGQPLCIVGVTGPISVFNYTLYDIVKPLGVDYFGFMFWVCIWATVCHLALAVTNMVCLLQYVSAFPCDIFGLFINIVYLQKGVDILVKQFQTKEGFDAAAGFASVTIALCMAIFGTAGKLFTETPLLTHAMRTFVSDYSTVLSVVFWTGFTHFGGALGAVDLLHLPVSTPFQPTSETRDQSTWLAYVPIAPRYAFLALPFGIILTILFYFDHSVSSLMAQRTHYRLRKASTFHYDFALLSVTTAVAGVLGIPAPNGLIPQAPMHTESLLVRDRHGTVIRCVEQRVTNSLQGLLFLGTMTRPLLHCLGLIPQAVLSALFFIMAFNGLYNNAILRKILWLLTDPRRRDPENPLNAVPLRPLAIFTALATFCALVEFVLTLSKAAIAFPVALLATVLLSLLFPRFFQREHLRILDPPVAEEFTMKNLLLENLT
- a CDS encoding uncharacterized protein (Syntenic homolog of Saccharomyces cerevisiae YCR043C) encodes the protein MTIPVTIDAALVREHAYENSKLLKLVLNPEVRVPKGGYKSIKEYGLGYFNYVLGMQYQVTDVSVREQIRDHFYRHFNMYFSVWMVAFVVWVLYVSQQSPASLISNGFRRGKRKGDELEMVYQHMKV